In Candidatus Sulfurimonas marisnigri, a single genomic region encodes these proteins:
- the cowN gene encoding N(2)-fixation sustaining protein CowN has protein sequence MSSEKDRYITFDNIDCYENSALVIDAMIELFKLKPESKNRLWNNFMNKIPQNYREVFEKDGNKDTLYLVCANVFYISDLFEEYDFEAGIEVLEQVEFECC, from the coding sequence ATGAGTTCAGAAAAGGATAGGTATATAACTTTTGACAATATTGATTGTTATGAAAATTCAGCACTAGTCATAGACGCTATGATTGAACTATTTAAGTTAAAACCAGAGTCAAAAAACAGACTTTGGAATAACTTTATGAATAAAATACCACAAAACTATAGAGAAGTTTTTGAAAAAGATGGTAATAAAGACACTCTCTACCTAGTCTGCGCAAATGTATTTTACATATCTGATCTTTTTGAAGAGTACGATTTCGAAGCAGGTATAGAAGTACTTGAACAGGTTGAGTTCGAGTGTTGCTAA
- a CDS encoding PAS domain-containing protein, with product MLNQKSILEVSLKLSLSNESILVLSIDDTIERLLGYTVQDYLTGQVSLKEQFHLDDLEIAEILFSTEDLSEGVFNIRLRQANGRVRCIKMLYNKEIATDTVVLDVTLQDSKSLQRTMADSSEMVNFAAIMENTDDYIYFKDRNHVFTGASQSLVSLCDPAEHWTDLLGQTDYDVFPEELADIYYNLEKQVFAGISIAHEIQETLSKDGIRGWVDNRKYPVNDKDGTLIGLYGIARDVTQSIQQKIELTNSHTMLRKLTENIPGTVYQYKLDADGHASFPYASSGIKDIYEAEPKDLVEDAQPAFNVLHPDDLEMIVSTIQDSARSMKDWNLKYRVDLPKKGVRWLQGFSKPEKLEDGSTIWHGYIHDITDAKKKDDLILVQSRNAAMGEMISMIAHQWRQPISTISMLSNSILADIDLDSLNVIELKEIANKINTSTQELSKTIDDFRDFFKPDKIKQRTKINTVIQSALSVIGKSLESNNITLKMKKPKEDKEINIYPRELMQVFINIINNAKDILVEKKTIDASIVIRCEQSNDESAIITVSDNGGGIHEDIIDKIFDPYFSTKNEKNGTGLGLYMSKMIIEKHLLGKLSVYNKDDGACFKIELPYDIQSNHE from the coding sequence TTGTTAAATCAAAAATCAATACTTGAGGTCAGCCTCAAATTGTCATTAAGCAATGAATCCATACTAGTATTATCAATCGACGATACTATTGAAAGATTACTTGGTTACACAGTGCAAGATTATCTCACTGGACAAGTATCCTTAAAAGAGCAGTTTCATTTAGATGACCTTGAGATCGCCGAAATACTATTCTCTACCGAAGACTTGAGTGAAGGTGTGTTTAATATCCGCCTCCGACAAGCAAATGGACGTGTCCGTTGTATTAAGATGCTATATAATAAAGAAATCGCTACCGATACCGTAGTGCTAGATGTAACGCTACAAGACTCAAAAAGTTTGCAAAGAACAATGGCAGACTCCTCAGAGATGGTCAACTTTGCTGCAATAATGGAAAATACTGACGATTATATCTATTTCAAAGACCGTAATCATGTATTTACGGGAGCTAGTCAATCCCTCGTTTCACTTTGCGATCCAGCTGAACATTGGACTGATTTGCTTGGACAGACAGACTATGATGTCTTTCCTGAAGAATTAGCCGATATTTACTACAATCTTGAAAAACAAGTTTTTGCTGGTATTTCTATTGCTCATGAAATCCAAGAAACACTTTCAAAAGATGGAATACGTGGTTGGGTAGACAACCGAAAGTACCCCGTTAATGATAAGGACGGAACACTCATCGGTCTTTACGGAATAGCACGTGATGTTACCCAAAGTATACAGCAGAAAATCGAGCTTACAAATAGTCATACTATGTTAAGAAAACTAACTGAAAATATACCGGGAACCGTGTACCAATATAAACTTGACGCAGATGGGCATGCAAGCTTTCCTTATGCTAGCAGTGGAATAAAAGACATATATGAAGCTGAACCTAAAGACCTAGTCGAAGACGCACAGCCAGCATTTAATGTTTTACATCCAGATGATTTAGAGATGATAGTAAGCACAATTCAAGATTCCGCGCGGAGTATGAAAGATTGGAATCTAAAATATAGAGTAGATTTACCAAAAAAAGGCGTGCGTTGGCTTCAAGGATTCTCTAAACCTGAAAAACTTGAAGATGGTAGCACAATATGGCATGGGTATATTCACGATATTACAGATGCAAAAAAGAAAGATGACTTGATTCTTGTCCAATCCCGAAATGCTGCAATGGGTGAGATGATAAGTATGATAGCACACCAATGGAGACAGCCCATATCAACAATATCAATGCTGTCTAACAGTATCTTAGCTGATATTGACCTAGATAGCCTAAATGTAATTGAATTAAAAGAAATAGCAAATAAAATAAATACCAGCACCCAAGAATTATCTAAAACAATTGATGACTTCAGAGACTTTTTTAAGCCAGATAAGATTAAACAAAGAACCAAAATAAACACTGTTATACAAAGTGCCCTTTCAGTAATAGGCAAATCTTTAGAGTCCAATAATATAACTCTAAAAATGAAGAAACCAAAAGAAGATAAAGAGATAAATATATATCCAAGAGAGCTCATGCAAGTGTTTATTAATATAATCAATAATGCTAAAGATATTTTAGTGGAGAAAAAAACCATCGATGCTAGCATAGTAATCAGATGTGAGCAAAGCAATGATGAGAGTGCTATTATCACAGTTAGTGACAATGGTGGTGGTATACACGAAGATATAATTGATAAGATATTTGACCCATATTTTTCAACAAAAAATGAAAAAAATGGAACGGGCCTTGGATTATATATGAGTAAAATGATTATTGAAAAGCATCTTTTAGGAAAACTTAGCGTTTATAATAAAGATGATGGGGCATGTTTTAAAATTGAATTGCCTTATGATATTCAAAGTAATCATGAATGA
- a CDS encoding nitrogenase component 1, which translates to MVNKKLIRELLNESACSHNDKKKSSCDKPKPGATTGGCAFEGAQIALFPYADAVHLVHGPSTCQGASWETRETPTSYEGENNTLTGYYTDVTTNDIIFGSDKKLITSIEYLIEHKKPKAIFVYETCVTAMIGDDIDTTCKNLENKHNIKIVVVHAPGFVGSKNLGSRLGGEAVLNQLIGTREPEEIHPFGINLIGEYNVTGDMWQYTPILEKIGIKIVSTLAGDGRVEKIQTAHRAKLNVIVCAKSLVTLTRKMQERYGIPYISVSFYGKRDTSNAIMSIVNAFGDEELTRKAKIIIEEEEAALEERLIPYRKILNGKKAILNTGGNKSWSIASALQDIGIEVVATSVRKSTLEDIEIAKQYVKILMKVPANEQAKLIDEHNVDILLAGGRSLYTAIKKKVAFVDVNQEKKLSYGAYGGLENLAKDVCAAVNNPVFKIVGEAAPWE; encoded by the coding sequence ATGGTAAATAAAAAATTAATTCGTGAACTGTTAAATGAGTCTGCATGTTCACATAATGATAAAAAAAAGAGTAGTTGTGATAAACCAAAACCAGGTGCGACAACTGGTGGATGTGCTTTTGAAGGTGCTCAAATTGCCCTATTTCCATACGCTGATGCGGTTCATCTTGTTCATGGACCTTCTACATGTCAAGGAGCTTCTTGGGAGACAAGAGAGACTCCAACAAGCTATGAAGGTGAAAACAACACTCTAACGGGTTACTATACAGATGTAACAACCAATGACATTATCTTTGGAAGTGATAAAAAACTTATAACATCCATTGAGTATCTTATAGAGCATAAAAAACCAAAGGCGATTTTTGTTTATGAAACTTGTGTAACTGCTATGATTGGTGATGATATAGACACTACATGTAAGAATTTAGAGAACAAACACAATATTAAAATAGTTGTCGTTCATGCTCCAGGGTTTGTCGGAAGTAAAAACTTAGGCTCTCGTCTTGGCGGAGAAGCTGTTTTAAATCAACTTATTGGAACACGTGAGCCTGAGGAGATTCACCCCTTTGGAATTAACCTCATTGGTGAGTACAACGTGACAGGCGACATGTGGCAATACACTCCTATACTTGAGAAGATTGGTATCAAAATAGTCTCAACTCTAGCCGGCGATGGAAGAGTTGAGAAAATCCAAACTGCTCACAGGGCAAAACTAAATGTGATTGTATGTGCAAAATCTTTAGTAACACTCACTAGAAAAATGCAAGAGAGATATGGCATACCTTACATCTCTGTATCGTTTTACGGAAAAAGAGACACATCAAACGCAATTATGTCAATCGTAAATGCTTTTGGCGATGAAGAGTTAACAAGAAAAGCAAAAATCATTATTGAAGAAGAAGAAGCTGCTTTGGAAGAACGTCTGATTCCATATAGAAAAATCCTAAATGGTAAAAAAGCCATACTCAACACTGGCGGAAACAAGTCATGGTCAATAGCTTCAGCGCTTCAAGATATAGGGATAGAAGTTGTTGCAACAAGTGTTAGAAAATCGACACTTGAAGATATCGAAATAGCAAAGCAATATGTAAAAATACTTATGAAAGTTCCAGCCAACGAACAGGCAAAACTAATAGATGAGCATAATGTAGATATTTTACTAGCGGGTGGAAGAAGTCTATACACTGCCATAAAGAAAAAAGTAGCCTTTGTAGATGTTAACCAAGAGAAAAAACTAAGTTACGGAGCGTATGGTGGACTTGAAAACTTGGCAAAAGATGTTTGTGCAGCTGTAAACAACCCAGTTTTTAAAATAGTTGGAGAAGCTGCTCCTTGGGAGTAG
- a CDS encoding recombinase family protein: protein MQEFQLLAERDLISERVKEGIEAAKKKGVQFGRFIELLKM, encoded by the coding sequence ATGCAAGAGTTTCAACTTCTAGCTGAACGAGATCTCATTAGTGAGCGTGTTAAGGAAGGGATTGAAGCTGCAAAGAAAAAAGGCGTTCAATTTGGAAGATTTATAGAGCTATTAAAGATGTAG
- a CDS encoding NifB/NifX family molybdenum-iron cluster-binding protein, which yields MIKIAFASKDGLHVNEHFGWCEKFYIYGVNEENYELINEVDSSLKYEQEADKLEYKIMCVDGSDIVYVTKIGPKAASMVKLSGSFPMKSSKEDEKIEEVLQSIQKLMKDNPPLWLKRILLK from the coding sequence ATGATTAAGATAGCTTTTGCCTCAAAAGATGGCTTACATGTAAATGAGCACTTTGGCTGGTGTGAAAAATTTTATATATATGGTGTTAATGAAGAGAACTATGAACTTATAAATGAAGTTGACTCATCACTAAAGTATGAGCAAGAAGCTGATAAGCTAGAGTATAAAATCATGTGTGTTGATGGTAGTGATATAGTCTATGTAACTAAAATAGGCCCAAAAGCAGCAAGCATGGTGAAACTCTCAGGCTCTTTTCCTATGAAGTCATCAAAAGAAGATGAGAAAATAGAAGAAGTTTTGCAATCAATACAAAAACTAATGAAAGACAATCCTCCTTTGTGGTTGAAGAGGATACTTTTAAAATGA
- a CDS encoding NifB/NifX family molybdenum-iron cluster-binding protein gives MLAIPLDKQESSTISELYGKAPFFGILDTTCGDLVVIKNEAEGEGPKSAGFLKENGATSTIFYHMGEGVYKSFAKNEMSVYSVEHTKMSIDEILKGFLNKKLQIVNKSNYKDKLDPGGDGSTCRCGCENA, from the coding sequence ATGTTAGCTATACCTTTAGATAAGCAAGAGTCATCGACAATATCAGAACTTTATGGAAAAGCCCCATTTTTTGGGATACTAGACACTACGTGTGGTGACTTGGTAGTTATAAAAAATGAAGCAGAAGGTGAAGGTCCAAAGAGTGCGGGATTTTTAAAAGAAAATGGTGCTACATCAACAATCTTTTACCATATGGGTGAAGGAGTTTACAAATCATTTGCAAAAAATGAGATGAGTGTTTACAGCGTAGAACATACAAAGATGTCTATTGATGAAATATTAAAAGGTTTTTTAAACAAAAAACTTCAGATAGTTAATAAAAGCAACTATAAAGACAAACTTGATCCGGGTGGTGATGGTAGTACATGTAGATGTGGTTGTGAGAATGCATAA
- a CDS encoding nitrogen fixation protein NifQ: MTTAFKTNNKILEEKVTQFLQSYAIDEHSKNEVAPYLSRVSLMMNHLYQDLGFKNRFEMGVFMKKHFPSLSEIKPQDKLWKKFIYDSIDEVAPACATCKDQVNCFTCRV; encoded by the coding sequence ATGACTACGGCATTTAAAACTAACAACAAAATACTAGAAGAGAAAGTAACGCAGTTTTTGCAGTCTTATGCAATTGATGAACATAGTAAAAATGAGGTTGCTCCATATCTCTCAAGAGTATCACTTATGATGAACCATCTCTATCAAGACTTGGGTTTTAAAAACAGATTTGAGATGGGAGTTTTTATGAAAAAACACTTTCCATCACTTTCAGAGATAAAACCTCAAGATAAGCTTTGGAAGAAGTTTATATATGACAGTATAGACGAAGTAGCTCCAGCTTGTGCTACATGTAAAGATCAGGTGAACTGTTTTACATGTAGAGTGTAA
- a CDS encoding NifU family protein encodes MSHKEALQAYREKDFDKAYTIWEEESSKKNDQAMTNIGLMYLKGDGVDKDFTRAREWFLKASEYDNDSANYNLALIYQTKLGVEEDMEKSIAYFRKAVAKNHQNANFRLGYLLLKDRTNEESVKEGFECILSAAKSNHPMAISMVGGLDTKPNLWAKLNITYRTSTDEKQLEILNDAIERYIRPILVKDGGNIMILDYVNKPDIEIRLAYQGNCAGCSMASTSTYGLIYDTLSKVIDENILVYVI; translated from the coding sequence ATGAGTCACAAAGAAGCATTACAAGCATATAGAGAAAAAGATTTTGATAAAGCCTACACTATTTGGGAAGAAGAATCTAGTAAAAAAAACGACCAAGCGATGACAAATATTGGTTTGATGTACCTAAAAGGTGATGGTGTTGATAAAGACTTCACAAGAGCTAGAGAGTGGTTTTTAAAAGCAAGTGAATATGACAATGACTCTGCAAACTATAATCTAGCATTAATCTATCAGACAAAACTCGGCGTTGAAGAAGATATGGAAAAAAGTATAGCTTACTTTAGAAAAGCAGTAGCAAAAAACCATCAAAATGCTAACTTTAGACTTGGTTACCTTCTTTTAAAAGATAGAACAAATGAAGAGTCTGTAAAAGAGGGTTTTGAGTGTATCTTAAGTGCTGCAAAATCTAACCATCCAATGGCTATATCAATGGTAGGTGGTTTAGACACTAAGCCAAATCTCTGGGCTAAGTTAAATATAACATATAGAACTAGCACTGATGAAAAACAGCTTGAAATTTTAAACGATGCAATTGAGAGATATATTAGACCCATACTTGTAAAAGACGGTGGAAATATTATGATTCTAGATTATGTAAATAAACCAGATATTGAGATTAGACTTGCTTACCAAGGTAATTGTGCCGGTTGTTCAATGGCCTCAACTAGTACTTATGGTTTAATTTATGATACTTTATCAAAAGTTATAGATGAAAATATTTTGGTATATGTAATATGA
- a CDS encoding Fic family protein, translating to MKKKQLWIWQHPNYPKFNYNLRELLPKITQISQSIGQVKALITLLDKDTQTNIKIDLFTSEIVSTSAIEGEHLQRESVRSSIRKKLDATFDKVYDKSTHHTDSLADILMDTILNTTPLELERLHKWHISLLSQTPSRFTKIKLGVFRDYDDMQIVSGVIGKEKVHFVGVPAKRIDNDVDALLKYINTSDDDIYIKSAIAHLWFVTTHPYDDGNGRMARIISDYIISKDFGIEYKYFSISSAIAKDRKNYYDKLEMSQNLIDNPDLDCTAWVLWYLDRFNDSLQETLDAINRVIQKTKFWDKVRQITLNQRQLKVLSKLLEYNEGEFQGGLTTKKYVAMTKTSLATAKRDIQELVKLGCLHQIEGTQGRNIRYDIVY from the coding sequence ATGAAAAAGAAACAACTATGGATTTGGCAACATCCCAATTATCCAAAATTTAATTATAACCTTCGTGAGCTTCTTCCTAAAATCACACAAATATCTCAGAGTATAGGTCAAGTAAAAGCATTAATCACGCTTCTTGATAAAGATACTCAAACCAACATTAAGATAGATCTTTTTACAAGCGAGATTGTTTCCACTTCTGCAATAGAGGGGGAACATCTTCAAAGAGAGAGTGTAAGATCTTCAATAAGAAAAAAACTAGATGCAACATTTGACAAAGTATATGACAAGTCTACCCATCACACTGACTCTCTCGCGGATATTTTAATGGATACCATACTCAACACAACGCCACTAGAATTAGAGCGTTTACATAAATGGCATATTTCACTTCTTTCCCAGACTCCAAGCCGTTTTACTAAAATCAAACTGGGAGTGTTTCGTGATTATGATGACATGCAAATTGTCTCAGGCGTAATTGGCAAAGAAAAAGTACATTTCGTAGGAGTGCCTGCTAAGAGAATAGATAATGATGTGGATGCTTTGTTGAAGTATATTAATACAAGCGATGACGATATCTATATTAAAAGCGCGATAGCACATTTATGGTTTGTAACTACTCACCCTTATGATGACGGCAATGGCAGAATGGCAAGAATCATAAGTGATTACATAATCTCAAAAGATTTTGGGATAGAATATAAATATTTTTCTATCTCTAGTGCAATAGCAAAAGATCGTAAAAATTATTATGACAAACTAGAGATGTCTCAAAACTTGATAGACAATCCAGATTTAGATTGTACAGCTTGGGTATTATGGTATTTAGATAGATTTAACGACTCACTTCAAGAGACACTTGATGCGATCAACAGAGTTATACAAAAAACAAAGTTTTGGGATAAGGTGCGTCAAATTACTTTAAATCAGCGCCAATTAAAAGTGCTGAGCAAGTTATTAGAGTATAACGAAGGAGAATTTCAAGGCGGGCTTACTACAAAAAAATATGTTGCAATGACCAAAACATCTTTGGCAACAGCAAAAAGAGATATACAAGAGCTTGTGAAATTGGGTTGTTTACATCAGATTGAAGGTACTCAAGGAAGAAATATCAGATATGATATTGTCTATTAA
- a CDS encoding nucleotidyl transferase AbiEii/AbiGii toxin family protein: protein MKNIEFIKEHYSEQIHALNSFIEDAYSSLPNKDYSTIRFGGGTALAIYYFQHRLSFDIDLFVTDVQILNYLSPKHWIDETNKFNTSKYIDLSNHIRVLEKKNNIKIDVLVSQNASSDYLLDNSKVIFTSDVYVESIEDIIAKKIVYRRNDNLTRDIIDIAIAIKLKDGILQNMLERGLINELDLKELKTSLEELDKKTFEEEIEIVAPFENYINDAKNAPEIIKQECQKILT from the coding sequence ATGAAAAATATTGAATTTATAAAAGAACATTACAGTGAACAGATACACGCTTTAAACAGTTTTATTGAAGATGCTTACAGTTCCTTACCAAATAAAGACTACTCTACAATCAGGTTTGGTGGTGGAACTGCATTAGCTATATACTATTTTCAACACAGACTTAGTTTTGATATTGACTTATTTGTGACTGATGTACAAATATTAAACTACCTTAGCCCAAAGCACTGGATAGATGAAACAAATAAATTTAATACTAGCAAGTACATTGATCTATCAAACCACATAAGAGTATTGGAGAAGAAGAATAATATAAAAATCGACGTATTGGTCTCCCAAAATGCTTCATCTGACTATTTACTTGACAATTCAAAAGTCATTTTTACCAGTGATGTATATGTTGAGAGCATAGAAGATATTATTGCTAAGAAAATAGTTTATAGACGAAATGATAATCTTACAAGAGACATTATAGATATCGCCATAGCTATAAAGTTAAAAGATGGCATCCTGCAAAATATGCTTGAGAGAGGCTTGATTAATGAACTAGATTTGAAAGAGTTAAAAACTTCATTGGAAGAGTTGGATAAAAAAACTTTTGAAGAAGAGATAGAAATTGTAGCGCCTTTTGAAAATTACATAAATGATGCTAAAAATGCTCCTGAGATTATAAAGCAAGAATGTCAAAAAATATTAACTTAG
- a CDS encoding ankyrin repeat domain-containing protein translates to MKLYTILILFYTSLLAVNEFTFTKTNDYINSLDYNNSVKYEMQQLLSATKKVTFNADGQNLMEGLITIRLSDCLEKHITGKHFRKLYEFIFDEIKSSGNEEDYKHGIKNSMEWWLTTIAMKMKVDGNNTNELKDFFLCNSTTNISIPNDISNVRKPKAPILKKYDDPIINFYLNEYKKSYESFINAKSMIDIFRFDVEKDMSMDCMRRSIKLNGNDKWIEEGSQIRKAIRYELTPTATLRKSVRKNEDHMGRKFYLYDLNMVNNIQDDITDLWGGLHTNPCLKKQSSSELYTNFLPKYVKKYTEDLTSSRQRPMKELKKHYIKREEWLKQVTESCNECKPYQTHKERMVSKKKEAEKRLFRMAKKLEPFKGINHLADINTIDSEGKTPLFYAIKLNNLYYLNLFIKAGADIMHKDKYGKTIFDYFDNDVPYRIRNALWMERKKLKNPNFKVEKVLTQYGKKIVYTEKSYTDKDSWTELMHAVYKNDENKVDLLLQNNINVNDYNNNRTTALHMSISLDNLNIMKKLLDKGANVEAKNRYGATPLFFAVSYENKKALKLLLQYGANIHTKNNFKETPLLYAYHQKKASMINYLIKNGSDINERNSNGETILFEAFKNGSFKDVQFFLKLGADISIQNNEKKYVYDYINYRTAEKIVKIMQMAYLKKHLEEKAPVSFVIKYNNNNNNNKNSSKPSPLKHAIVHSDIEKLKILLKIGTNKEVSLIEKNRLLFTAVSKNNIEAINLLLDNGADIEAKNNSERTPLIHALAYRYFDVTKLLVEKGANFKTPIYKGMTPTNIAAKWNLDKELMLFIKDGAYVNIQDTLTERTPLMHTVARCSHPESIQVAKYLLEHNADINIRDKKGLDAIEITEKECHLKAKQELLVLLREHVQSLEDKSK, encoded by the coding sequence ATGAAACTTTACACAATATTAATACTATTTTACACTAGTCTCTTAGCTGTTAACGAGTTCACATTCACTAAAACAAATGATTACATAAATTCCCTTGATTACAACAATTCTGTTAAATATGAGATGCAGCAACTTTTATCAGCAACAAAAAAGGTAACATTTAATGCAGATGGACAAAATCTTATGGAGGGTCTGATAACGATAAGACTATCTGATTGTTTGGAAAAACACATTACAGGGAAGCATTTTAGAAAACTATATGAATTTATATTTGATGAGATCAAATCATCAGGTAATGAGGAAGATTACAAACATGGCATAAAAAATTCAATGGAATGGTGGCTAACAACAATAGCTATGAAAATGAAAGTTGATGGAAACAATACTAATGAACTTAAAGACTTTTTTTTATGTAACAGCACAACAAATATTTCTATACCCAATGATATTAGTAATGTAAGAAAGCCAAAAGCACCTATCTTGAAGAAGTACGATGATCCAATCATAAATTTTTATCTTAATGAGTATAAGAAATCTTATGAAAGTTTCATTAATGCTAAAAGTATGATTGATATATTTCGTTTTGATGTAGAAAAAGATATGAGTATGGATTGTATGCGTCGTAGTATAAAACTTAACGGTAATGATAAGTGGATTGAAGAAGGTAGCCAAATTCGCAAAGCAATTCGATATGAACTTACTCCAACTGCCACATTACGAAAATCTGTACGTAAAAATGAAGATCATATGGGGCGTAAATTTTATTTATATGATCTTAATATGGTAAATAATATTCAAGATGATATCACAGACCTATGGGGTGGTTTACATACTAATCCATGTTTAAAAAAACAGTCAAGTTCAGAGCTTTATACAAATTTTCTGCCTAAATATGTTAAAAAATACACTGAAGACTTGACGTCTTCAAGACAACGTCCAATGAAAGAACTGAAAAAACATTATATTAAACGTGAAGAGTGGTTGAAGCAAGTTACTGAATCATGTAATGAGTGTAAACCTTATCAGACTCATAAAGAACGTATGGTAAGTAAAAAGAAAGAAGCTGAAAAACGTCTGTTTAGAATGGCTAAAAAGCTAGAACCATTTAAGGGAATTAATCATCTAGCAGATATTAATACTATTGACTCCGAAGGAAAAACACCACTTTTTTATGCCATCAAATTAAATAATTTGTATTATCTAAACCTTTTTATAAAAGCTGGTGCAGATATTATGCATAAAGACAAGTATGGCAAAACTATTTTTGATTACTTTGATAATGATGTACCCTATAGAATTAGAAATGCTCTTTGGATGGAGAGAAAAAAACTTAAGAATCCAAATTTTAAAGTAGAAAAAGTTCTTACGCAATATGGAAAGAAAATTGTTTATACAGAGAAATCATATACTGATAAAGATAGTTGGACAGAGTTGATGCATGCAGTTTATAAAAATGATGAAAACAAAGTCGATTTACTATTGCAAAATAATATAAATGTTAATGACTACAATAACAATCGTACAACAGCTTTACATATGTCAATATCTTTAGATAATCTCAATATTATGAAAAAGTTACTTGATAAAGGTGCAAATGTAGAGGCAAAAAATAGGTATGGTGCAACGCCGTTATTTTTTGCTGTAAGTTATGAGAACAAAAAAGCTCTAAAATTACTTTTACAATATGGAGCGAATATTCATACAAAAAATAATTTTAAAGAAACTCCATTGTTATACGCTTACCATCAGAAGAAAGCATCTATGATTAATTATTTAATAAAAAATGGTTCAGATATTAATGAACGTAATTCAAATGGTGAAACCATTCTTTTTGAAGCATTTAAAAATGGCTCTTTTAAAGATGTTCAGTTTTTTCTAAAACTAGGGGCAGATATTAGTATACAAAATAATGAAAAAAAATATGTATACGACTATATTAATTATCGTACAGCAGAGAAAATCGTAAAAATTATGCAAATGGCTTACCTTAAAAAACATCTTGAAGAAAAGGCTCCAGTGAGCTTTGTAATAAAGTATAATAATAATAATAATAATAATAAAAATTCATCAAAGCCATCTCCACTAAAACACGCCATAGTACATAGTGATATAGAAAAATTAAAAATCTTATTAAAAATTGGAACAAATAAAGAAGTCTCACTTATAGAAAAAAACAGGTTGTTATTTACTGCTGTTAGTAAAAACAATATAGAAGCCATTAATCTTCTTCTTGATAATGGTGCGGATATTGAAGCAAAAAACAATAGTGAAAGGACACCCTTAATACATGCTTTGGCATATCGTTATTTTGATGTTACAAAACTCCTAGTTGAAAAAGGTGCAAATTTTAAAACTCCAATTTATAAAGGAATGACACCCACAAATATTGCTGCTAAATGGAATCTAGATAAAGAGCTTATGTTATTTATAAAAGATGGTGCATATGTTAATATTCAAGATACATTAACAGAAAGAACACCACTAATGCATACCGTTGCAAGATGTTCTCATCCCGAATCAATTCAAGTTGCTAAATATTTACTTGAGCATAATGCAGATATCAATATTCGTGATAAGAAAGGTTTGGATGCTATAGAAATAACTGAGAAAGAGTGTCATCTAAAAGCAAAACAAGAACTTTTAGTATTATTAAGAGAACATGTGCAAAGTCTAGAAGATAAGAGTAAATAA